In the Planktothrix serta PCC 8927 genome, one interval contains:
- a CDS encoding bifunctional folylpolyglutamate synthase/dihydrofolate synthase — translation MNMDKFLQRYQQFGIHLGLQRIQQLLERLGNPHLDVPIIHIAGTNGKGSVCAYLSSILTQAGYRVGRYISPHLIDWTERLCINEHPISKIDFLQVLQQVENAISPDELPPTLFEVVTIAAWLYFAQKKVDIAVIEVGLGGRLDATNVCDYPLVSVITSISLDHQEYLGSTLAEIAFEKAGILKPRCPVVVGILPPDAEKIVQQQATEFNCPVTWVKPAIWTKNQNSLQQVAKYQGLEYPLPLLGEIQLINSAIAIATLQILRQQDWKISQEAIARGMEKAQWPGRLQWITWQNQRLLIDGAHNPAAAVALRQYVDSLSENRVSWVMGMLSTKDHTNILKAVLRPGDRLYLVPIPDHPYADPEQLATLAKTLCPNLNHCQVYLSLIPALEAVTGEKNTLPVLCGSLYLLGYFFQLLENN, via the coding sequence GTGAATATGGATAAATTTTTACAACGATATCAACAGTTTGGCATTCATTTAGGTTTACAACGCATCCAACAACTCCTCGAACGCTTAGGAAATCCTCACCTGGATGTTCCTATCATCCATATTGCAGGCACAAATGGCAAGGGCTCAGTCTGTGCTTACTTGTCTTCTATTTTGACACAGGCGGGTTATCGTGTTGGACGCTACATTTCTCCTCACTTAATAGATTGGACGGAACGCTTATGTATTAATGAACACCCGATTTCAAAAATCGATTTTTTACAAGTTTTACAACAAGTCGAAAACGCAATTTCACCCGATGAACTTCCCCCAACTCTGTTTGAAGTGGTAACGATTGCAGCTTGGTTATATTTTGCCCAAAAAAAAGTAGATATTGCTGTGATTGAAGTGGGATTAGGAGGACGTTTAGATGCCACAAATGTTTGTGATTATCCTTTAGTGAGTGTGATCACTTCCATTAGTTTAGATCATCAAGAATATTTGGGTTCAACCCTTGCAGAAATCGCCTTTGAAAAAGCCGGAATTCTTAAACCTAGATGTCCGGTTGTGGTGGGTATTTTACCACCTGATGCAGAAAAAATTGTTCAACAACAGGCGACGGAATTTAACTGTCCGGTGACTTGGGTTAAACCTGCGATTTGGACAAAAAATCAAAACAGTCTCCAACAAGTGGCTAAGTATCAAGGTTTAGAATATCCTTTACCGCTATTGGGCGAAATACAATTAATCAATTCTGCGATCGCGATCGCAACATTACAAATTCTCCGTCAACAGGATTGGAAAATTTCACAGGAGGCGATCGCTAGAGGGATGGAAAAGGCTCAATGGCCCGGACGATTACAATGGATAACCTGGCAAAATCAGCGCTTATTAATTGATGGCGCCCATAATCCAGCAGCCGCCGTTGCCTTACGTCAATATGTCGATAGTTTATCGGAAAATAGGGTAAGTTGGGTGATGGGAATGTTATCAACTAAAGATCATACTAATATTTTAAAAGCTGTATTAAGACCCGGTGATCGATTATATTTAGTCCCCATTCCCGATCATCCTTATGCCGATCCAGAACAGTTAGCTACCCTGGCAAAAACGTTGTGTCCTAATTTAAACCATTGTCAAGTTTATCTATCATTAATCCCCGCCTTAGAAGCTGTTACAGGAGAGAAAAATACCTTACCTGTTCTCTGTGGGTCATTATATTTATTAGGTTATTTTTTTCAACTTCTTGAGAACAATTGA
- a CDS encoding putative bifunctional diguanylate cyclase/phosphodiesterase produces the protein MRYRIRKILYQAPFWTGGLMGLLIVGTIEVLKHWGFRVPVPFLFLGLTVMLCANLGGLNNGLTCAGVISIYIIYAAWAQQFPTILILEPIQLSFVILLIFITAILLGRTTDKNNRLILTLKTTQSELRQRLLELAEINALLDQENQERQQAETALQSLILETASVTGVEFFPALARQLSLALGVRYVIVTEVIPELPGRVRTLAFWGGDRFLENAEYDLDQTLCTQVYQTRSLTFYPDRVQEIFPHILSLAELNVVAYIGLPLFGRSDKIIGHLCLLHDQPIKNEARTQSMIHIFAGRVAAELERKQAEEAQKQAEAKYRSIFENAIEGIFQTTPDGYYLSANPALARIYGYDSPEELIQQLTNISEQLYVDPKQREEFCKIMTEQGQISGFQYQVYHKDGEVIWISENSHSVYDNHGNILYYEGTIEDITQRKQAEEKLLYNAFYDELTTLPNRSLFIDRLQQSLAHAQRRSDALFAVLYIDLDRFKVINDSLGHAVGNQLLVELGQRLMNTVRDGDTVARLNGDEFAVLVEDIQDVQDATQIAERISMILAQPFQLEQQEVFTSASIGITFNFQSTGRLYESAEELLRDADTAMRHAKYLGQGSPQLFDQRMQKNFRSRLQLETDLRRAIERKELLLNYQLIVSLVTGEIAGFEALARWNHPQRGLVSPVQFIPLAEETGLIVPIGEWVLKTACEQMRQWQLEHLINNTVTMSVNVAGRQFSQLKLVNMIQEVLEETGLEAKNLRLEITEGVIMEHFESATTQLQELRDLGIQLSIDDFGTGYSSLSRLQQFPIDILKIDRSFVSPLGSKVENREIVETIINLAVNLKMSVVAEGVETLEQILELKQLGCHYGQGYFFSRPLDTEGIRQLILNHQFKYL, from the coding sequence ATGCGATATCGTATCCGTAAAATTTTATATCAAGCTCCGTTCTGGACGGGTGGATTAATGGGACTGTTGATTGTGGGTACAATCGAAGTTTTAAAACATTGGGGTTTCCGGGTTCCTGTTCCCTTTTTATTCTTGGGTTTAACGGTGATGTTATGTGCTAATTTAGGGGGATTAAACAACGGATTAACCTGTGCTGGTGTTATTTCTATTTATATTATTTATGCAGCTTGGGCGCAACAGTTTCCTACTATTTTAATTCTGGAACCCATTCAGCTTAGTTTCGTGATTTTATTGATTTTTATCACGGCTATTTTATTGGGAAGGACAACAGATAAAAATAATCGCTTAATTTTGACTTTAAAAACAACTCAAAGTGAGTTAAGACAACGATTATTAGAACTAGCAGAAATCAACGCTTTATTAGATCAAGAAAATCAAGAACGTCAACAAGCGGAGACTGCTTTACAAAGTTTAATCTTAGAGACTGCATCCGTAACCGGAGTCGAATTTTTTCCCGCCTTAGCTCGACAGTTATCTCTGGCTTTAGGAGTTCGCTATGTGATTGTCACAGAAGTTATTCCAGAATTACCGGGACGAGTCCGAACTTTAGCTTTTTGGGGAGGCGATCGCTTTTTAGAAAATGCCGAATATGATCTTGATCAAACCCTGTGTACACAGGTTTATCAAACTCGATCCTTGACGTTTTATCCTGACCGAGTTCAAGAAATATTTCCCCATATTTTATCTTTAGCAGAATTGAATGTTGTTGCCTATATCGGATTACCTCTGTTTGGACGTTCTGACAAAATTATCGGTCATTTATGTTTACTCCATGATCAACCGATCAAAAATGAAGCCCGAACTCAATCTATGATTCATATTTTTGCCGGACGGGTGGCGGCAGAATTAGAACGAAAACAAGCAGAAGAAGCTCAAAAACAAGCAGAAGCTAAATATAGAAGTATTTTTGAAAATGCAATTGAAGGTATTTTTCAAACTACACCCGATGGTTATTATCTCAGTGCTAATCCAGCCTTAGCAAGAATCTATGGTTATGATTCTCCCGAAGAATTAATCCAACAGCTTACGAACATCTCAGAACAATTATATGTTGATCCGAAACAACGGGAAGAATTTTGCAAAATCATGACAGAACAAGGTCAAATTTCGGGATTTCAATATCAAGTTTATCACAAAGATGGGGAGGTAATTTGGATTTCTGAAAATAGTCATTCTGTCTATGATAATCACGGCAATATTTTATATTATGAAGGAACGATAGAAGATATTACCCAACGGAAACAAGCCGAAGAAAAGTTACTTTATAATGCCTTTTATGATGAACTCACGACCTTACCTAATCGATCTTTATTTATTGATCGGTTACAACAATCTTTAGCCCATGCTCAACGCCGTTCTGATGCTTTATTTGCTGTTTTATATATTGATTTAGATCGGTTTAAAGTGATCAATGATAGTTTAGGGCACGCCGTTGGTAATCAACTCTTAGTCGAGTTAGGTCAACGACTGATGAATACAGTCCGAGACGGGGATACGGTCGCCCGTTTAAATGGAGATGAATTTGCGGTTTTAGTTGAAGATATTCAAGATGTTCAAGACGCTACTCAAATTGCTGAACGCATTTCAATGATATTAGCCCAACCCTTTCAACTGGAACAACAGGAAGTTTTTACCAGTGCTAGTATTGGGATTACGTTTAATTTTCAAAGTACCGGACGCCTCTATGAATCTGCTGAAGAATTACTGCGAGATGCCGATACAGCGATGCGTCATGCCAAATATTTAGGACAGGGATCTCCTCAACTTTTTGATCAACGAATGCAGAAAAATTTCCGCAGTCGATTGCAATTAGAAACGGATTTAAGACGGGCAATTGAACGGAAAGAATTATTATTAAATTATCAATTAATTGTTTCATTAGTAACGGGAGAAATTGCCGGATTTGAAGCATTAGCCCGTTGGAATCATCCGCAACGGGGTTTAGTTTCTCCCGTACAATTTATTCCTTTAGCTGAAGAAACGGGGTTAATTGTTCCTATTGGAGAATGGGTTTTAAAAACTGCCTGTGAACAAATGCGTCAGTGGCAACTTGAGCATTTAATTAATAATACTGTAACCATGAGTGTGAATGTCGCTGGCCGACAATTTTCTCAACTCAAACTCGTTAATATGATTCAAGAAGTTTTAGAGGAAACAGGTTTAGAGGCTAAAAATTTGCGATTAGAAATTACTGAAGGGGTGATTATGGAGCATTTTGAATCAGCAACTACTCAGTTACAAGAATTGCGAGATTTAGGGATTCAATTATCGATTGATGATTTTGGTACAGGATATTCTTCCTTAAGTCGGTTACAACAATTTCCCATTGATATTTTAAAAATTGATCGCTCTTTTGTTAGTCCATTAGGAAGTAAAGTTGAAAATCGAGAAATTGTAGAAACAATTATTAATTTAGCGGTGAATTTGAAAATGAGTGTGGTTGCTGAAGGGGTGGAAACCTTGGAACAAATCTTAGAATTAAAGCAATTAGGCTGTCATTATGGACAGGGATATTTCTTTTCTCGTCCTTTAGATACTGAGGGAATTAGACAGTTAATTCTTAATCATCAATTTAAGTATTTATAG
- the psbA gene encoding photosystem II q(b) protein, which yields MTTTIQRQSQGNFWERLCNWITSTENRLYVGWFGVLMIPTLLTATICFILAIIAAPPVDIDGIREPVSGSLLYGNNIITAAVVPSSNAIGLHFYPIWEAANLNEWLYNGGPYQLIVFHFLIGIFCYMGREWELSYRLGMRPWIAVAYSAPVAAATAVLLVYSIGQGSFSDGLPLGISGTFNFMIVLQAEHNVLMHPLHMLGVVGIFGGALFSAMHGSLVTSSLVRETTENESLNCGYKFGQEGETYNIVAAHGYFGRLIFQYASFNNSRSLHFLLGAWPVVGIWCASLAVACFAFNLNGFNFNQSLLDAEGRVINTWADMINRANLGIEAMHERNVHNFPLDLASGESIPVALVAPKVNA from the coding sequence ATGACAACTACGATTCAACGTCAGTCACAAGGAAACTTCTGGGAACGGTTGTGTAACTGGATCACCAGTACCGAAAACCGCTTATATGTAGGCTGGTTTGGCGTTCTGATGATTCCAACCCTACTAACTGCCACCATCTGTTTCATTCTCGCGATCATTGCCGCACCTCCGGTTGATATCGACGGTATCCGCGAACCTGTTTCCGGTTCACTGCTATACGGGAATAACATCATCACGGCGGCGGTTGTGCCTAGTTCCAATGCGATTGGTCTGCACTTCTATCCTATTTGGGAAGCCGCTAACTTGAATGAATGGCTTTATAACGGTGGCCCTTACCAACTGATCGTCTTCCATTTCCTGATCGGTATCTTCTGCTACATGGGTCGGGAATGGGAACTCTCCTACCGTTTAGGGATGAGACCTTGGATTGCTGTTGCCTACAGTGCTCCTGTGGCGGCTGCTACTGCGGTGTTGCTGGTTTATTCCATCGGTCAAGGTTCTTTCTCGGACGGTTTACCCCTGGGAATTTCCGGCACTTTCAACTTTATGATCGTCCTGCAAGCCGAACATAACGTTTTAATGCACCCCCTACATATGTTGGGTGTGGTCGGTATTTTTGGTGGCGCTTTGTTCTCTGCGATGCACGGCTCGTTAGTGACTTCTTCTTTAGTTCGTGAAACGACCGAAAACGAATCTTTAAACTGCGGTTACAAATTCGGTCAAGAAGGAGAAACCTACAATATCGTTGCGGCTCATGGTTACTTTGGACGTTTAATCTTCCAATACGCCAGCTTCAACAATAGCCGTAGCTTGCACTTCCTCTTAGGTGCTTGGCCCGTGGTCGGCATCTGGTGTGCATCCCTAGCGGTGGCTTGCTTCGCTTTCAACCTGAACGGTTTTAACTTCAACCAATCCTTACTGGATGCAGAGGGTCGAGTGATTAATACCTGGGCTGATATGATCAATCGCGCCAACTTAGGGATTGAGGCAATGCACGAACGCAACGTCCACAACTTCCCGTTAGATTTAGCTTCGGGTGAATCTATTCCTGTAGCTTTAGTTGCTCCTAAAGTTAACGCTTAG
- a CDS encoding FAD-dependent monooxygenase family protein has translation MSITEKNLSQIPGNPFNSLRKADELWTGLKNNSLPLPNTVKQDFQQLETVDYDVLICGGTLGILIGTTLAMKGWRVAVLERGKLRGREQEWNISRKELEIFIDLNLLSEVELKTAIATEYNPARLSIQNADDIWVKDVLNIGVDPVYLLETLKNRFLEAGGILLENTAYKSAIIHPDGVAVNVTEIHSPRLTGEGLGERSNILRTRLLMDAMGHFSPIVRQARQGQKPDAVCLVVGTCATGYPNNKTGDIFASFTPLENQCQYFWEAFPARDGRTTYLFTYLDADPQRFSLECLFEDYFKLLPQYQQIQLNQLTFKRALFGFFPCYKNSPLKMPWNRVFAIGDSSGNQSPLSFGGFGAMVRHLQRLTNGIDQALTTDQLSQNALSLLQPYQPSLSVTWLFQRSMSVGVEQTINPEQINQLLATVFQEMEQLGEPILKPFLQDVVRFSALTQTLSKTAINHPGLIFKIIPQVGLISLIDWTIHYWNLGIYTGLYPFAKTLKPAFQKLPPSSQYYYDRWLEAWQYGSGQDYD, from the coding sequence ATGTCTATAACTGAAAAAAATTTATCTCAAATCCCTGGAAACCCTTTCAACAGTCTGCGAAAAGCGGATGAACTGTGGACGGGGTTAAAAAATAATAGTCTTCCCCTTCCCAATACCGTTAAACAAGACTTTCAACAGTTGGAAACGGTGGATTATGATGTTCTTATTTGTGGGGGAACTCTAGGCATTTTAATCGGTACAACCTTAGCGATGAAAGGGTGGCGAGTAGCAGTATTAGAACGCGGTAAACTGCGAGGACGGGAACAAGAATGGAATATTTCTCGGAAGGAATTAGAGATTTTTATTGACTTAAATTTACTCTCTGAAGTAGAATTAAAAACAGCGATCGCAACGGAATATAACCCCGCCCGTTTGAGCATTCAGAATGCTGATGATATTTGGGTTAAAGATGTTCTTAATATTGGGGTTGATCCCGTTTATTTATTAGAAACCCTCAAAAATCGGTTTTTAGAAGCTGGAGGAATTTTATTAGAAAATACCGCTTATAAATCGGCTATTATTCATCCTGATGGCGTGGCGGTAAATGTAACCGAAATTCATTCCCCTCGCCTTACAGGAGAGGGGTTAGGGGAGAGGTCAAACATCTTAAGAACCCGTTTATTAATGGATGCAATGGGTCATTTTTCTCCCATAGTTCGACAAGCCAGACAAGGACAAAAACCCGATGCAGTGTGTTTAGTAGTGGGAACCTGTGCAACGGGTTATCCTAATAATAAAACTGGCGATATTTTTGCCTCCTTCACTCCTTTAGAAAATCAATGTCAATATTTCTGGGAAGCCTTTCCCGCCAGAGACGGGAGAACAACTTATTTATTTACCTATTTAGATGCTGACCCGCAACGATTTAGTTTAGAATGTTTGTTTGAAGATTATTTTAAACTGTTACCCCAATATCAACAGATTCAACTGAATCAATTAACCTTTAAACGGGCGTTATTTGGGTTTTTTCCTTGTTATAAAAATAGCCCGTTAAAAATGCCTTGGAATCGTGTTTTTGCCATTGGAGATAGTAGCGGAAATCAATCTCCGTTAAGTTTTGGCGGATTTGGGGCGATGGTGCGTCATTTACAACGGTTAACGAATGGTATTGATCAAGCGTTAACAACGGATCAATTAAGTCAAAATGCTTTATCTTTATTACAACCCTATCAACCGAGTTTATCGGTAACTTGGTTATTTCAACGGTCGATGAGTGTGGGGGTTGAACAAACCATTAACCCGGAACAAATTAATCAGTTATTAGCAACGGTATTCCAAGAAATGGAACAATTGGGAGAACCGATTTTAAAGCCTTTCTTGCAAGATGTGGTGAGGTTTTCCGCCTTAACTCAAACCTTATCCAAAACGGCGATTAATCATCCCGGTTTAATTTTTAAAATTATTCCCCAAGTGGGATTAATTAGTTTAATTGATTGGACAATTCACTACTGGAATTTAGGGATTTATACAGGTTTATATCCGTTTGCAAAAACCCTAAAACCTGCGTTCCAAAAATTACCACCTTCTTCTCAATACTATTATGATCGTTGGTTAGAAGCTTGGCAATATGGGTCAGGACAGGATTATGATTAA
- the psaK gene encoding photosystem I reaction center subunit PsaK → MMLLAAATNTPVTHAWSPTIAIVMILCNIVAIAIGKFSIQQPNAGPQLPSSNMFGGFGLPAVLATTSFGHILGAGVILGLSSLGVI, encoded by the coding sequence ATGATGCTTTTAGCCGCCGCTACTAACACTCCCGTTACTCACGCCTGGAGTCCCACTATCGCCATTGTAATGATTTTGTGCAATATTGTAGCGATCGCCATTGGTAAATTCTCCATCCAACAGCCTAATGCTGGCCCTCAATTACCCTCATCGAATATGTTCGGTGGGTTTGGCTTACCTGCGGTTTTAGCAACCACAAGTTTTGGTCATATTTTAGGGGCGGGTGTGATTTTAGGATTATCCAGTTTGGGAGTCATTTAA
- a CDS encoding NAD(P)/FAD-dependent oxidoreductase gives MTEQQTRICILGGGFGGLYTALRLSQLPWEKSQQPEIVLVDQNDHFLFLPLLYELLTDELQAWEISPAFEDLLKDTNVRFCQGVVSEIDIETRQVKLQNNPPISYDYLVLAMGGETPLDQVSGAKDYAIPFRTIADAYRLEEQLRRLETSDQDKIRVAIVGGGYSGVELACKLADRLGTKARIRIIEQAEEILKTSPEFNREAAQNALSDHQVWIDLETTVAAIEENNISLEYRGQIDQIPVDIVLWTVGTKVSPVVRSLPLKQNQRGQIVTTSTLQVIDHPEIFALGDLADCKDAEGQTIPTTAQAAFQQADYTGWNLWALLTKRPLLPFRYINLGEMMTLGIDNATLTGLGIKLDGQFAHLARRLMYLYRFPTLDHQIRVAVNWITRPLQDLLISMDQKMGDRE, from the coding sequence ATGACTGAACAGCAAACCCGCATCTGTATCCTTGGTGGAGGCTTTGGTGGACTCTACACCGCCTTACGTTTGAGTCAACTTCCTTGGGAAAAATCGCAACAACCGGAAATTGTTCTGGTGGATCAGAATGACCATTTTTTATTTTTACCTCTGTTGTATGAACTGCTAACGGATGAATTGCAAGCTTGGGAAATTTCTCCAGCTTTTGAAGATCTGTTAAAAGATACAAATGTGCGGTTTTGTCAAGGTGTTGTCAGTGAAATTGATATTGAAACTAGACAGGTTAAACTGCAAAATAATCCGCCCATCTCTTATGATTATTTAGTTTTGGCTATGGGGGGAGAAACGCCTTTAGATCAAGTTTCTGGAGCCAAAGACTATGCAATTCCCTTCCGAACTATTGCGGATGCTTATCGTTTAGAAGAACAGTTGCGACGGTTAGAAACCTCGGATCAAGATAAAATTCGGGTAGCAATTGTTGGAGGGGGTTATAGTGGCGTAGAATTAGCTTGTAAATTAGCTGATCGCTTAGGAACAAAAGCCCGGATTAGAATTATTGAACAAGCGGAGGAAATCTTAAAAACCTCTCCCGAATTTAATCGAGAAGCGGCTCAAAATGCCTTGTCTGATCACCAAGTTTGGATTGATTTAGAAACCACTGTAGCAGCAATTGAAGAGAATAATATTTCTCTGGAATATCGAGGTCAAATTGATCAGATTCCGGTTGATATTGTATTGTGGACGGTAGGAACAAAAGTTTCTCCTGTGGTGCGATCGCTTCCTCTCAAACAAAATCAACGGGGTCAAATTGTCACCACATCAACCTTACAAGTGATTGATCATCCTGAAATTTTTGCATTAGGTGATTTAGCAGATTGTAAAGATGCAGAAGGTCAAACCATTCCAACAACAGCCCAAGCCGCTTTTCAACAAGCAGATTATACCGGGTGGAATCTGTGGGCATTATTAACAAAAAGACCGTTATTACCCTTCCGATATATTAATTTAGGGGAAATGATGACATTAGGAATTGATAACGCCACCTTAACAGGTTTAGGGATTAAATTAGACGGTCAATTTGCCCATTTAGCCCGACGGTTAATGTATTTATATCGTTTCCCAACCTTAGATCATCAAATTCGAGTTGCGGTTAATTGGATCACGCGACCGTTACAGGATTTATTAATTTCAATGGATCAAAAAATGGGAGATAGAGAATAA
- a CDS encoding RNA-guided endonuclease InsQ/TnpB family protein codes for MIVLEYKVKAKPHQCRAIDEAIKTVQFIRNKSIRYWMDAPKDTKIDRFALNKYSTELRSEFTFVKDLNSMAVQAAAERAWLAISRFYENCKSKKTGKKGYPRFQKDCRSVEYKTSGWVLNPTKRRITITDKKGISELKLLGKWDIHQYPVKSIKRVRLLRRADGYYCQFCLNIAVTDVQPKTGKEIGLDVGIESFYTDSNGYQEPNPKFHQKAENSIKKSQREIYKKVKGSSGRRKARKIYAKKHLKVSRQRNEHAKRIARNVCTSNDVVVYEDLSVRNLVKNHCLAKSISDAGWYLFRQWIEYFAAKFDKLAIAVPPHYTSQKCSNCGVIVKKSLSTRTHICRCGCELHRDINAAKNILNSAKNREGHSRINATGVGVSTLIGENLLEQILT; via the coding sequence ATGATAGTTCTCGAATACAAAGTTAAAGCAAAGCCCCATCAGTGCAGAGCGATTGATGAAGCGATTAAAACGGTACAGTTCATCAGAAACAAGTCAATTCGTTACTGGATGGACGCACCTAAAGATACCAAAATTGATCGATTTGCTTTAAATAAGTATTCTACAGAACTTCGTTCGGAGTTCACTTTTGTCAAAGACCTAAACTCAATGGCAGTACAAGCTGCTGCGGAACGAGCATGGTTGGCAATTTCTCGTTTTTACGAAAATTGTAAATCCAAAAAAACTGGAAAGAAAGGATATCCTCGTTTCCAGAAAGATTGCCGTTCTGTTGAATATAAAACGTCGGGTTGGGTGCTTAATCCAACTAAAAGACGAATCACGATAACTGACAAAAAAGGGATTAGTGAGCTTAAACTTCTGGGAAAATGGGATATCCATCAATACCCAGTTAAGTCTATTAAACGAGTTAGACTTCTCCGTCGTGCTGATGGATATTACTGCCAGTTCTGTCTTAATATTGCCGTCACCGATGTTCAACCGAAAACTGGAAAGGAAATTGGACTTGATGTTGGCATAGAATCTTTCTATACAGATTCTAACGGGTATCAAGAACCCAATCCTAAGTTTCACCAGAAAGCAGAAAACTCTATTAAAAAATCTCAGAGAGAAATTTACAAAAAGGTTAAAGGTTCATCGGGAAGACGGAAAGCCAGAAAAATTTACGCCAAAAAACACTTAAAAGTAAGTAGACAACGGAATGAACACGCCAAGAGAATTGCGCGTAACGTATGCACATCAAACGATGTAGTCGTCTACGAAGATTTAAGTGTTAGAAATCTGGTTAAAAACCACTGTTTAGCTAAGTCAATTAGTGATGCAGGATGGTATTTGTTTCGACAATGGATAGAATATTTTGCGGCTAAATTTGATAAATTAGCGATTGCTGTTCCACCCCATTACACTTCGCAAAAATGCAGTAATTGTGGGGTAATCGTTAAAAAATCTCTATCAACTCGCACCCATATTTGTCGTTGCGGGTGCGAACTTCATAGAGATATAAACGCTGCTAAAAATATTTTGAATTCAGCTAAAAATAGGGAAGGGCATTCCCGAATTAACGCTACAGGAGTTGGAGTCTCTACTCTAATTGGTGAAAACCTGTTAGAGCAAATTCTGACGTAG
- the tnpA gene encoding IS200/IS605 family transposase: protein MKLKAIDYKHYNHSVGLACVHIVWIPKRRKRVLIGDVATRCREIFYELAIEKEWEIKALEIAPDHIHLFICHQPDYAISQIVQAFKGRSSRYLRREFPHLLKLPSLWTRSYFHTTAGSVSSKVIMEYINDPHHNTH from the coding sequence ATGAAGCTAAAGGCTATAGATTACAAGCATTACAACCATTCAGTCGGATTGGCTTGTGTTCATATCGTCTGGATTCCAAAAAGAAGAAAGCGTGTGCTAATTGGAGATGTAGCAACACGCTGTCGGGAGATATTTTATGAATTGGCAATTGAGAAAGAATGGGAAATTAAAGCATTAGAAATAGCTCCTGATCATATTCACTTGTTTATCTGCCATCAACCTGATTACGCCATTAGTCAGATTGTGCAAGCTTTTAAAGGGAGATCATCACGTTATTTAAGAAGAGAATTTCCTCATTTGTTAAAACTTCCTAGTCTATGGACTCGCTCATATTTTCATACTACTGCTGGTAGTGTTAGCTCTAAAGTTATTATGGAATATATTAACGATCCTCATCACAATACGCATTAA